The following proteins come from a genomic window of Pirellula staleyi DSM 6068:
- the rpsO gene encoding 30S ribosomal protein S15: MTVTKERKQQLISEYSREESDSGSPEVQIAVLTARINNLTEHMRLHDKDYASRRGLLALVSRRRTLLDYLRRVNSQAYVDIIGKLGIRK, from the coding sequence GTGACGAAAGAGCGGAAGCAGCAGCTGATTTCGGAGTACAGTCGCGAGGAATCGGACTCGGGTTCGCCCGAGGTTCAGATTGCCGTGCTGACAGCACGGATCAACAATCTGACAGAACACATGCGATTGCACGACAAAGACTATGCAAGCCGTCGCGGTTTGCTGGCCCTTGTTAGCCGACGACGCACGCTGCTTGACTATCTCCGCCGCGTTAACAGTCAAGCCTATGTAGACATCATCGGGAAGTTGGGAATCCGCAAGTAG